From the Thermodesulfovibrio thiophilus DSM 17215 genome, one window contains:
- a CDS encoding methyl-accepting chemotaxis protein, with product MLKKIYNLFNSLSLSKKVFILAVISILVVYSAVALAIFLQTKSKIESYNIKSLKEEVLLIKQQIAVFDESTKDSAEKFMNIFQSMLPSGTASIKADNSIPDKFTAMTGGSVATIFKRQEDDFLRIATSLKKEDGSRALGTFLGKNHPGYSLLMKGEPYIGKATLFGKDYMTKYVPIKDTSGNVAGVLFIGFDISKTMKHLKDFIRSIKVGKTGYVYVLDTSEKNKGTLIVHPAKEGSNLINEKDAEGRGFIKEMIEKKEGLIYYPWINKELGESSSRQKVVAYANYPAWNWLIVSGSYVDEIAAEAADIRNLMWAVNIVGALLVSVLILIVTQKALKPLTDMAQKLENVASGDFSTIGFGKGYRNRKDEIGLISRSIIKVEEFVHKLIKDIKSSVPMIQSVIGAIESNIDNVKTKVNEQTSQAHQIATAAEEMSQTITDIAKNAAQASDLATESMKVSSDGQGLSENAMKTVQSANRSTVELKKTINTLNQRVEEIGDIVTVIKDIADQTNLLALNAAIEAARAGEQGRGFAVVADEVRKLAEKTIKSTDEIAQKILAVQDESRESLKNMDATAREVAEALKALNEVKKALNRIAEHSLKVKDQITQIATATEEQSSASDEVARSAEHSSSLAQDVKTTTDMVTEEVGNLNNVIQKLTDAIKGVKV from the coding sequence ATGCTAAAGAAAATTTATAATTTATTCAACTCTCTTTCTTTAAGTAAGAAAGTATTTATACTGGCAGTTATTTCTATTCTGGTTGTTTACTCCGCTGTAGCACTGGCAATTTTTTTACAGACAAAATCTAAAATTGAATCATACAATATCAAATCTTTAAAAGAAGAAGTTTTACTCATAAAGCAGCAGATAGCAGTTTTTGATGAATCCACTAAAGATTCAGCAGAAAAATTCATGAACATATTTCAAAGTATGCTTCCCTCTGGCACTGCTTCAATTAAAGCTGATAATTCAATTCCTGACAAATTCACAGCAATGACAGGTGGGTCTGTTGCAACTATTTTTAAAAGACAAGAAGATGATTTTTTAAGGATAGCAACATCTCTTAAAAAAGAGGATGGTTCTCGTGCATTAGGCACATTTCTTGGGAAAAATCATCCCGGATATTCTTTACTTATGAAAGGAGAACCATATATTGGTAAAGCAACACTTTTTGGTAAAGACTACATGACAAAATATGTTCCCATAAAGGATACTTCTGGCAATGTTGCAGGAGTTTTATTTATAGGATTTGACATATCAAAAACAATGAAGCATCTTAAAGACTTTATTCGTTCCATAAAAGTTGGTAAAACAGGGTATGTATATGTTCTTGATACATCAGAAAAAAATAAAGGCACACTTATAGTACATCCTGCTAAAGAGGGAAGTAACCTAATTAACGAAAAGGATGCTGAAGGTAGAGGTTTTATTAAAGAGATGATTGAGAAAAAAGAAGGACTAATTTACTATCCATGGATTAATAAAGAACTTGGAGAAAGTTCTTCAAGACAGAAAGTAGTTGCCTATGCAAACTATCCAGCATGGAACTGGCTTATTGTATCAGGCAGCTATGTTGATGAAATTGCCGCAGAGGCAGCTGATATAAGAAATCTCATGTGGGCTGTAAACATAGTCGGTGCTTTACTGGTCTCTGTTTTAATTTTAATAGTTACCCAGAAAGCATTGAAACCCCTTACAGACATGGCACAAAAGCTTGAAAATGTTGCCAGCGGAGACTTTAGTACTATAGGATTTGGTAAAGGTTATCGTAATAGAAAAGATGAGATTGGTCTTATTTCAAGAAGCATTATAAAAGTGGAAGAATTTGTTCATAAACTTATAAAAGATATTAAAAGCTCTGTACCAATGATTCAGTCAGTAATTGGCGCAATAGAATCCAACATTGACAATGTAAAAACAAAAGTCAATGAGCAGACATCACAGGCACATCAGATTGCAACTGCTGCTGAAGAAATGAGCCAGACAATAACAGATATTGCAAAAAATGCTGCTCAGGCATCTGATCTGGCAACTGAAAGCATGAAAGTATCCAGCGATGGTCAGGGACTGTCTGAAAATGCAATGAAAACTGTTCAATCTGCAAATCGTTCAACTGTTGAGCTTAAAAAAACAATAAACACACTTAATCAGCGGGTTGAAGAAATTGGAGATATTGTAACAGTGATAAAAGACATAGCTGACCAAACAAATCTGCTTGCTTTAAATGCGGCAATAGAGGCGGCAAGGGCAGGAGAGCAGGGAAGAGGTTTTGCAGTTGTTGCTGATGAAGTGAGAAAACTTGCAGAAAAGACCATTAAGTCAACTGATGAAATAGCACAGAAAATATTAGCTGTTCAGGATGAATCCCGTGAGTCTTTAAAAAACATGGATGCAACTGCCCGTGAAGTTGCTGAAGCACTTAAAGCGCTAAATGAAGTGAAAAAAGCACTTAACAGAATTGCTGAACATTCTTTAAAAGTAAAAGACCAGATAACACAGATAGCAACTGCAACTGAGGAACAATCCTCTGCCAGTGATGAAGTTGCCCGTTCTGCAGAACATTCAAGCTCACTTGCCCAGGATGTAAAAACAACAACAGATATGGTTACAGAAGAAGTGGGAAACCTTAATAACGTAATACAGAAACTTACAGATGCTATTAAAGGAGTGAAAGTATAA
- a CDS encoding cupin domain-containing protein yields the protein MSRRKKQEKSFCEIPLKEKIKKNTIIRFKKSKWSSIKSIPYKNTSGNWFSIERFPLVSSESIKFEVRYFEISPGGTSSLEYHQHAHVVICLKGKGKVRLGKRFYILNYLDILYIAPNNVHQLLNPFNEPFGFLCIVDSERDRPIEIENDP from the coding sequence ATGTCAAGAAGAAAAAAACAGGAAAAATCTTTTTGTGAGATACCTTTAAAAGAAAAAATCAAAAAAAATACAATAATTCGTTTTAAAAAGAGTAAATGGAGTAGTATAAAAAGTATTCCTTATAAAAATACTTCAGGAAACTGGTTTTCAATTGAAAGATTTCCTCTTGTAAGTAGTGAATCAATAAAATTTGAAGTTAGATATTTTGAAATATCCCCAGGAGGAACCTCTTCATTAGAGTATCATCAGCATGCTCATGTGGTTATCTGTCTTAAAGGTAAAGGTAAGGTGAGATTGGGTAAAAGATTTTATATTTTAAACTATCTTGATATCCTCTATATTGCACCAAATAATGTCCATCAGCTTTTAAACCCTTTTAATGAACCTTTTGGTTTCTTATGCATTGTTGATTCTGAAAGAGACAGACCTATTGAAATTGAAAATGATCCTTAA